From Pseudonocardia autotrophica, one genomic window encodes:
- a CDS encoding Rid family hydrolase → MPVQHFTPAGMMQPTPYHHVAVGTGSRHVHVAGQIARTADGTPVAEGDLAGQVAQALRNTATGLAAAGAGFGDVLRLTFYVTRWESSQITELMAGVERVADEIGLPVPMPPASLIGVEILFEPDVLVEIEATALVD, encoded by the coding sequence ATGCCCGTCCAGCACTTCACCCCCGCCGGCATGATGCAGCCCACGCCCTACCACCACGTCGCGGTCGGGACCGGATCCCGGCACGTGCACGTGGCCGGACAGATCGCCCGGACCGCCGACGGCACCCCGGTCGCGGAGGGCGACCTGGCCGGTCAGGTCGCCCAGGCGCTGCGCAACACCGCCACCGGTCTCGCCGCGGCCGGGGCCGGATTCGGCGACGTGCTGCGGCTGACGTTCTACGTCACCCGGTGGGAGTCGTCGCAGATCACCGAGCTGATGGCCGGTGTCGAACGGGTCGCCGACGAGATCGGCCTCCCGGTCCCGATGCCGCCGGCGTCGCTCATCGGCGTCGAGATTCTCTTCGAGCCGGACGTGCTCGTGGAGATCGAGGCGACCGCGCTGGTCGACTGA
- a CDS encoding class I SAM-dependent methyltransferase, which produces MPLPNPQATLEHALGPAPTGGMALEFGVYRGGTLRTIAEHRGDGRVYGFDTFTGLPQTWRQGFPAGAFGDVGELPQIPGAELVPGLFDDTLGEFLAAHPGPVDFLHVDSDLYSSAVTVLAGVGPRLRRGSVVLFDEFFNFPEWQRDEARAWWEYVAAHGVRYSYLCYTYDNEQVAVRIDEPGTPPPS; this is translated from the coding sequence GTGCCGCTGCCCAACCCGCAGGCCACCCTGGAGCACGCGCTCGGCCCGGCACCGACCGGCGGGATGGCGCTGGAGTTCGGCGTCTACCGCGGTGGCACGCTGCGCACCATCGCCGAGCACCGCGGGGACGGCCGGGTGTACGGCTTCGACACCTTCACCGGCCTGCCGCAGACGTGGCGGCAGGGGTTTCCGGCAGGGGCGTTCGGCGATGTCGGCGAGCTCCCGCAGATCCCCGGCGCTGAGCTGGTCCCCGGCCTGTTCGACGACACGCTCGGCGAGTTCCTGGCGGCCCATCCCGGCCCGGTCGACTTCCTGCACGTCGACTCGGACCTGTACTCGTCCGCTGTCACCGTACTGGCCGGTGTCGGCCCGCGATTGCGCCGCGGAAGCGTGGTGCTGTTCGACGAGTTCTTCAACTTCCCCGAGTGGCAGCGCGACGAGGCCCGCGCATGGTGGGAGTACGTCGCAGCACACGGCGTCCGCTACAGCTACCTCTGCTACACCTACGACAACGAACAGGTCGCCGTCCGGATCGACGAACCGGGCACCCCGCCCCCCTCGTGA
- a CDS encoding phosphoglycerate kinase, giving the protein MKTLDDLLNEGEGVQGRTVLVRSDLNVPLDDDRNITDDGRIRASVPTIQALSGAGAQVVVTAHLGRPKNGPEDRFSLAPAAQRLGELLGAPVRLVELGKPLPSMAAGDVVMLENIRFDARETAKDDAERAAFADELVSLVGDDAAFVSDGFGVVHRKQASVYDVAQRLDPYAGGLVLSEVEVLRTLVGEPQRPYAVVLGGSKVSDKLAVIEALLPTVDTLLVGGGMCFTFLAAQGHGVGSSLLEADQVETCRTLLESGKIVLPTDVVVADAFAADANTRTVPVTGISDGWLGLDIGPDSVAAFAARIGEAKTVFWNGPMGVFELAPFAEGTRGVAQAIADVTAGGAFSVVGGGDSAAAVRALGIAEDGFSHISTGGGASLEFLEGATLPGVAVLEGDA; this is encoded by the coding sequence GTGAAGACCCTCGACGACCTCCTGAACGAGGGGGAGGGCGTGCAGGGCCGGACCGTGCTGGTCCGGTCCGATCTCAACGTTCCCCTCGACGACGACCGGAACATCACCGACGACGGCCGCATCCGGGCCTCCGTACCGACCATCCAGGCGCTGTCCGGTGCCGGCGCGCAGGTCGTCGTCACCGCGCACCTCGGTCGTCCGAAGAACGGCCCGGAGGACAGGTTCTCGCTGGCCCCCGCGGCCCAGCGGCTCGGTGAGCTGCTCGGCGCGCCGGTCCGGCTGGTCGAGCTCGGCAAGCCGCTGCCGTCGATGGCCGCCGGCGACGTCGTGATGTTGGAGAACATCCGGTTCGACGCCCGCGAGACCGCCAAGGACGACGCCGAGCGCGCCGCGTTCGCCGACGAGCTGGTCTCGCTGGTGGGCGACGACGCCGCGTTCGTCTCCGACGGATTCGGTGTGGTGCACCGCAAGCAGGCCTCGGTGTACGACGTCGCGCAGCGGCTCGATCCCTACGCGGGCGGCCTCGTGCTGTCCGAGGTCGAGGTCCTGCGCACCCTCGTCGGGGAACCGCAGCGGCCGTACGCGGTCGTCCTCGGCGGCTCGAAGGTCTCCGACAAGCTGGCCGTCATCGAGGCGCTGCTGCCGACGGTGGACACCCTGCTGGTCGGCGGCGGCATGTGCTTCACCTTCCTCGCCGCCCAGGGCCACGGCGTCGGCTCCTCGCTGCTGGAGGCCGACCAGGTCGAGACCTGCCGGACCCTGCTGGAGTCCGGCAAGATCGTCCTGCCGACCGACGTGGTGGTCGCCGACGCGTTCGCGGCCGACGCGAACACCAGGACGGTCCCGGTCACCGGCATCTCCGACGGCTGGCTGGGCCTCGACATCGGCCCGGACTCGGTCGCCGCGTTCGCCGCGCGGATCGGCGAGGCGAAGACGGTCTTCTGGAACGGTCCGATGGGCGTCTTCGAGCTCGCGCCGTTCGCCGAGGGCACCCGCGGTGTCGCACAGGCGATCGCCGACGTCACGGCCGGTGGCGCCTTCAGCGTCGTCGGTGGCGGTGACTCCGCGGCCGCGGTGCGCGCACTCGGCATCGCCGAGGACGGCTTCTCGCACATCTCCACCGGTGGTGGAGCGTCGCTCGAGTTCCTCGAGGGCGCCACCCTCCCCGGCGTCGCGGTACTGGAGGGGGACGCATGA
- a CDS encoding patatin-like phospholipase family protein, with protein sequence MAGRTGLVVAGAGARGAYEAGALTELLPRLTRTWSAPSVLVGTSAGALNVAALAGLAGTPPDDAATELVARWESVRTGEVVALPSSALEATAAYAGDLLGVPSALRRALGLPDRVTRLLDADRLLPVVERVVDWDRLHHAIGRGLVDAVGVACTDAGTGGTVVFVEHGADVALPPYDPGRDIRYVGTRLGPEYLLASAAVPVLFAPRRIDGPGAGWYVDGGVRLNTPLKPALRLGADRIGVVATTPATPSPGNEPPPDRVPDVYAVAALALRIVLGAGVTEDLRTLRAVNTGIDRGADTRHSRIGTWFAGPPPERATELAELAAEIRRREYGGLRALRNPSLLVLERLVGGAVPDTDLTHGAELLSFLFFDPAFATAAADLGAAHAALSTAPDSAHPDSEHPGTGRRRARAARR encoded by the coding sequence ATGGCGGGACGAACCGGGCTGGTCGTCGCCGGTGCCGGAGCGCGCGGCGCCTACGAGGCCGGAGCCCTCACCGAGCTGCTGCCCCGGCTGACCCGGACCTGGTCGGCACCGTCGGTGCTGGTCGGGACGAGTGCGGGCGCGCTCAACGTCGCGGCGCTCGCCGGGCTGGCCGGGACCCCTCCGGACGACGCGGCGACGGAGCTCGTCGCCCGCTGGGAGTCGGTGCGGACCGGTGAGGTGGTCGCGCTGCCGTCGTCGGCGCTGGAGGCGACCGCCGCCTACGCCGGTGACCTGCTGGGGGTCCCGTCGGCGCTGCGTCGCGCGCTCGGGCTGCCCGACCGGGTGACCCGGCTGCTCGACGCCGATCGGCTGCTCCCGGTCGTCGAGCGGGTCGTCGACTGGGACCGGCTGCACCACGCGATCGGCCGCGGGCTCGTCGACGCGGTCGGGGTGGCCTGCACCGACGCCGGGACCGGCGGGACGGTGGTGTTCGTCGAGCACGGCGCGGATGTCGCGCTTCCACCGTACGACCCGGGCCGCGACATCCGCTACGTCGGCACCCGGCTCGGCCCGGAGTACCTGCTCGCCTCGGCCGCGGTGCCGGTGCTGTTCGCGCCGCGCCGGATCGACGGCCCCGGCGCGGGCTGGTACGTCGACGGCGGCGTCCGGCTCAACACGCCGCTGAAGCCCGCGCTGCGGCTCGGCGCCGACCGGATCGGTGTCGTCGCGACGACACCCGCGACACCGAGCCCGGGCAACGAGCCGCCGCCGGACCGGGTGCCCGACGTGTACGCGGTCGCGGCACTGGCGCTGCGCATCGTGCTCGGCGCCGGTGTCACCGAGGACCTGCGCACGCTGCGCGCGGTGAACACCGGGATCGACCGTGGCGCGGACACCCGGCACTCCCGGATCGGCACCTGGTTCGCGGGCCCGCCGCCGGAGCGCGCCACCGAGCTCGCCGAGCTGGCCGCCGAGATCCGCCGCCGCGAGTACGGCGGGCTGCGAGCGCTGCGCAACCCGTCGCTGCTGGTGCTGGAGCGGCTGGTCGGCGGCGCCGTCCCGGACACCGACCTGACACACGGCGCCGAGCTGCTCAGCTTCCTGTTCTTCGATCCCGCCTTCGCCACGGCCGCCGCCGATCTCGGGGCGGCGCACGCCGCACTCTCGACGGCCCCCGACAGCGCACATCCGGACAGCGAGCACCCGGGTACCGGGCGGCGGCGGGCCCGGGCGGCCCGCCGCTGA
- a CDS encoding gluconeogenesis factor YvcK family protein: MRVVALGGGHGLHATLSALRRCPAVTDITAVVTVADDGGSSGRLRRELGLLPPGDLRMALAALAADDEGGRFWSGLVQHRFGGTGALAGHAVGNLLLAALLERDGDPVRALDTLGGLLGCAGRVLPMARVPLDIEAQVELDGVDGPHLIRGQVAVASTPGRVRRVWLLPEEPPACDEAVRAVLAADVVLLGPGSWFTSVLPHLLVPGLRDALLQTTAARIVLLNLSPEPGETAGFSPEQHLEVLSGHAPDLRAHAVLADIGSVSLPERLHAAASDLLVPGGRVWLADVADARAASPRHDPDALSGALLDVFRAAVPAAPEPDRRDGTGHDLRDETRQHSRDGSQQHSPQRGRSPQWP, translated from the coding sequence CTGCGGGTGGTGGCGCTCGGCGGCGGGCACGGCCTGCACGCCACGCTGAGCGCTCTGCGCCGGTGCCCGGCCGTCACCGACATCACCGCGGTCGTGACGGTCGCCGACGACGGCGGGTCGTCGGGCCGGCTGCGCCGTGAGCTCGGCCTGCTGCCGCCGGGTGACCTGCGGATGGCGCTCGCCGCGCTGGCCGCCGACGACGAGGGCGGCCGGTTCTGGTCGGGTCTGGTCCAGCACCGTTTCGGCGGGACCGGCGCGCTGGCCGGGCACGCCGTCGGGAACCTGCTGCTGGCGGCGCTGCTGGAACGCGACGGTGATCCGGTGCGTGCCCTCGACACGCTCGGTGGGCTGCTCGGCTGCGCCGGGCGGGTGCTGCCGATGGCCCGGGTCCCGCTGGACATCGAGGCCCAGGTCGAGCTCGACGGCGTCGACGGCCCGCACCTGATCCGCGGCCAGGTCGCGGTCGCGTCCACCCCGGGCCGGGTGCGCCGGGTCTGGCTGCTTCCGGAGGAGCCGCCGGCCTGCGACGAGGCCGTCCGCGCGGTGCTGGCCGCCGACGTCGTGCTGCTCGGGCCCGGGTCGTGGTTCACCAGCGTGCTGCCGCACCTGCTGGTCCCCGGCCTGCGCGACGCCCTGCTGCAGACCACCGCCGCTCGGATCGTGCTGCTCAACCTGAGCCCCGAGCCGGGGGAGACCGCCGGTTTCTCGCCCGAGCAGCACCTTGAAGTACTGTCCGGTCACGCGCCCGACCTGCGGGCGCATGCCGTCCTGGCGGACATCGGGTCGGTGAGCCTTCCGGAGCGGTTGCACGCGGCCGCCTCCGACCTGCTGGTCCCGGGCGGGCGGGTATGGCTCGCGGACGTCGCCGATGCCCGCGCGGCCAGCCCGCGACATGATCCGGATGCCCTCTCGGGCGCCCTGCTCGACGTGTTCCGCGCCGCCGTCCCGGCAGCGCCGGAGCCGGACCGCCGGGACGGAACAGGACACGACCTCCGGGACGAGACACGACAACACAGCCGGGACGGGTCACAACAGCACAGCCCGCAGCGCGGAAGGAGCCCGCAATGGCCATGA
- the whiA gene encoding DNA-binding protein WhiA yields MAMTATVKDELSRLTVTKQSSRRAEVASLLRFAGGLHIVGGRVVIEAEVDTGSVARRLRREIHELYGHTADAHVITAGGLRRGARYVIRVIRDGEGLARQTGLLDNRGRPVRGLPPPVVSGDLSDAEAAWRGAFLAHGSLTEPGRSSALEVTCPGPEAALALVGAARRLGVAAKAREVRGADRVVVRDGDAIGALLTRMGAHQSVLSWEERRMRREVRATANRLANFDDANLRRSARAAVAAAARVSRALEILGDEVPDHLRAAGRLRAEHTQASLEELGQLADPPMTKDAVAGRIRRLLQTADKKAAELGIPDTESAVTAEMLEEENG; encoded by the coding sequence ATGGCCATGACCGCCACGGTGAAGGACGAGCTGAGCCGGCTCACCGTCACCAAGCAGTCGTCGCGGCGCGCCGAGGTGGCCTCGCTGCTGCGGTTCGCCGGGGGGCTGCACATCGTCGGTGGACGTGTGGTGATCGAGGCCGAGGTCGACACCGGCTCGGTCGCCCGGCGGCTCCGCCGGGAGATCCACGAGCTCTACGGGCACACCGCTGACGCGCACGTGATCACCGCGGGCGGTCTGCGCCGCGGCGCGCGCTACGTGATCCGGGTGATCCGCGACGGCGAGGGACTGGCCCGGCAGACCGGTCTGCTGGACAACCGCGGGCGCCCGGTGCGGGGGCTCCCGCCGCCCGTCGTCTCCGGGGACCTGTCGGATGCCGAGGCAGCCTGGCGAGGCGCCTTCCTGGCACACGGCTCGCTGACCGAGCCGGGTCGCAGCTCCGCGCTGGAGGTGACCTGCCCTGGCCCGGAGGCGGCGCTGGCGCTGGTCGGTGCGGCGCGCCGGCTGGGAGTGGCCGCGAAGGCCCGCGAGGTCCGCGGTGCGGATCGGGTGGTGGTCCGCGACGGGGACGCTATCGGTGCGCTGCTGACCAGGATGGGCGCGCACCAGAGCGTGCTGTCCTGGGAGGAGCGGCGGATGCGCCGTGAGGTCCGGGCGACCGCCAACCGGCTCGCGAACTTCGACGACGCCAACCTGCGCCGGTCGGCGCGCGCGGCGGTCGCCGCCGCGGCCCGCGTCTCGCGCGCGCTGGAGATCCTCGGCGACGAGGTGCCCGATCACCTGCGGGCGGCCGGGCGGCTGCGGGCCGAGCACACCCAGGCGTCGCTGGAGGAACTGGGCCAGCTCGCGGACCCGCCGATGACCAAGGACGCGGTCGCCGGCCGGATCCGGCGGCTGCTGCAGACCGCCGACAAGAAGGCGGCCGAGCTGGGCATCCCGGACACCGAGTCGGCGGTCACGGCCGAGATGCTCGAGGAGGAGAACGGCTGA
- a CDS encoding TrpB-like pyridoxal phosphate-dependent enzyme, whose product MTRWTLPPEQIPSAWFNVVPHLPSPLQPPLHPGTREPVGPADLAPLFPSALIEQEVSAEPWIDVPGEVLDILRLWRPTPLQRAVRLEQALGTPARIYFKDESVSPAGSHKPNTAVPQAFYNAREGIRRLTTETGAGQWGTSIAFAAAQFDLELKVYMVRASFGQKPYRRIAIETWGGEVVPSPVDEPDHPGSLGAAISDAVRDCVARDDTHYALGSVLNHVLLHQTVVGLEAREQLELAGETLPDVVIGSCGGGSNLGGITFPFVPDESVRLLAVEPLSCPTLTQGRYDYDFGDTAGLTPLMPMYTLGHDFVPPSIHAGGLRYHGDSPLVSSLVKDGRMEAAAYPQGKVFEAAVQFARSEGKIPAPETGHAIAAAIDEALAAKETGEERVILFNYSGHGFLDLAAYDDYNNGRLDDEMG is encoded by the coding sequence ATGACCCGCTGGACGCTGCCCCCGGAACAGATCCCCTCGGCCTGGTTCAACGTCGTTCCGCACCTGCCGAGCCCGTTGCAGCCGCCGCTGCACCCGGGCACCCGGGAGCCTGTCGGCCCGGCCGACCTCGCACCGCTGTTCCCGTCGGCGTTGATCGAGCAGGAGGTCAGCGCCGAGCCGTGGATCGACGTGCCGGGCGAGGTGCTCGACATCCTGCGGCTCTGGCGGCCGACGCCGCTGCAGCGAGCGGTCCGGCTGGAGCAGGCGCTGGGCACCCCGGCGCGGATCTACTTCAAGGACGAGTCGGTCTCCCCGGCCGGGAGCCACAAGCCGAACACCGCGGTGCCGCAGGCGTTCTACAACGCTCGCGAGGGCATCCGGCGGCTGACCACCGAGACCGGCGCCGGGCAGTGGGGGACCTCGATCGCGTTCGCCGCCGCCCAGTTCGACCTGGAGCTGAAGGTCTACATGGTCCGGGCGTCGTTCGGGCAGAAGCCCTACCGGCGGATCGCGATCGAGACCTGGGGCGGCGAGGTCGTGCCGAGCCCGGTCGACGAGCCGGACCACCCGGGCTCGCTGGGCGCGGCGATCTCGGACGCGGTGCGCGACTGCGTCGCCCGCGACGACACCCACTACGCACTCGGCTCGGTGCTCAATCACGTGCTGCTGCACCAGACCGTGGTCGGGCTGGAGGCACGCGAGCAGCTGGAGCTTGCCGGGGAGACGCTGCCCGACGTCGTCATCGGGTCCTGCGGCGGCGGCTCCAACCTGGGCGGCATCACCTTCCCGTTCGTGCCGGACGAGAGCGTGCGGCTGCTCGCCGTCGAGCCGCTGTCCTGCCCGACGCTCACCCAGGGCCGCTACGACTACGACTTCGGTGACACCGCCGGCCTGACCCCGCTGATGCCGATGTACACCCTCGGCCACGACTTCGTGCCGCCGTCGATCCACGCCGGTGGCCTGCGCTACCACGGTGACTCGCCGCTGGTGTCGTCGCTGGTGAAGGACGGCCGGATGGAGGCGGCGGCGTACCCGCAGGGCAAGGTGTTCGAGGCGGCCGTCCAGTTCGCCCGCAGCGAGGGGAAGATCCCGGCCCCGGAGACCGGGCACGCGATCGCCGCCGCGATCGACGAGGCGCTCGCCGCGAAGGAGACCGGTGAGGAGCGGGTGATCCTGTTCAACTACTCCGGGCACGGCTTCCTCGACCTGGCCGCCTACGACGACTACAACAACGGCCGGCTCGACGACGAGATGGGCTGA
- the tpiA gene encoding triose-phosphate isomerase — protein sequence MSRSIGGRSAGAARRPLIAGNWKMNLNHLEAIAVVQKFAFALPEKYFERVEVAVLPPFTDIRSVQTLIDGDKLSVVHGAQDLSPHDSGAYTGDVSGVMLAKLGCRYVVVGHSERREIHGEDDAVVNAKVHAALKHGIAPILCVGEGLDVREAANHVQHCTDQLRGALKKVTAEQAATIVLAYEPVWAIGTGRVAGASDAQEVCAALRATLEELYGSEVSRGVRILYGGSVKSSNVGEIVGQTDVDGALVGGASLDAEEFAKLSAIAAGGPLP from the coding sequence ATGAGTCGCAGTATCGGTGGCCGTTCCGCTGGCGCTGCACGGCGCCCGCTCATCGCCGGCAACTGGAAGATGAACCTCAACCATCTCGAGGCGATCGCGGTGGTGCAGAAGTTCGCTTTCGCGCTGCCCGAGAAGTACTTCGAACGAGTCGAGGTGGCGGTGCTGCCGCCGTTCACCGACATCCGCAGCGTCCAGACGCTGATCGACGGCGACAAGCTGAGCGTCGTGCACGGGGCGCAGGACCTGTCCCCGCACGACTCGGGCGCCTACACCGGTGACGTGTCGGGGGTGATGCTCGCGAAGCTGGGCTGCCGCTACGTGGTGGTGGGTCACTCGGAACGCCGGGAGATCCACGGCGAGGACGACGCCGTCGTAAACGCGAAGGTGCACGCCGCGCTCAAGCACGGGATCGCCCCGATCCTCTGTGTCGGCGAGGGCCTGGACGTCCGCGAGGCCGCCAACCACGTGCAGCACTGCACCGACCAGCTGCGCGGGGCGCTGAAGAAGGTCACCGCCGAGCAGGCGGCGACGATCGTGCTGGCCTACGAGCCGGTCTGGGCGATCGGCACCGGCCGGGTGGCCGGCGCGTCGGACGCGCAGGAGGTCTGCGCCGCCCTGCGGGCGACGCTGGAGGAGCTGTACGGCTCCGAGGTCTCGCGCGGGGTCCGCATCCTCTACGGGGGTTCGGTGAAGTCGTCGAACGTGGGCGAGATCGTCGGTCAGACCGATGTGGACGGTGCGCTCGTCGGTGGTGCCAGCCTCGACGCCGAGGAGTTCGCGAAGCTCTCCGCGATCGCCGCGGGCGGCCCGCTGCCCTAG
- a CDS encoding winged helix-turn-helix transcriptional regulator: MDTSTDEFRIATPHRELLDQVLDKWSLSILNELCERPCRFNDLRRAIPAVTPKSLTATLRRLERNGIIERQLLGSRPVAVEYRITPLGKTLRAPVEVLLDWARARLPDIERARRAFDAG; the protein is encoded by the coding sequence ATGGATACCTCCACCGATGAGTTCCGGATCGCCACGCCGCACCGGGAGCTGCTCGACCAGGTGCTGGACAAGTGGTCACTGAGTATCCTGAACGAGCTCTGCGAGCGCCCCTGCCGGTTCAACGACCTGCGCCGCGCGATCCCGGCGGTGACCCCGAAGTCCCTCACCGCGACGCTGCGCCGCCTGGAGCGCAACGGCATCATCGAGCGCCAGCTGCTCGGGTCGAGACCGGTCGCGGTCGAGTACCGGATCACCCCGCTGGGCAAGACACTGCGTGCGCCGGTCGAGGTGCTGCTGGACTGGGCCCGGGCCCGTCTACCGGACATCGAACGGGCCCGCCGAGCGTTCGACGCCGGCTGA
- a CDS encoding RNA polymerase-binding protein RbpA, whose amino-acid sequence MAGGNAIRGTRVGAGPTGESERGESAARERIPFYCANGHVNNTWFAAEAEVPETWDCPRCGLPGGRDSANPPAAPRTEPYKTHLAYVKERRSDADGEAILEEALGRLRAAREL is encoded by the coding sequence ATGGCTGGCGGCAACGCGATCCGCGGCACCCGTGTGGGAGCCGGTCCGACGGGCGAGTCCGAGCGTGGCGAGAGCGCCGCCCGCGAACGGATCCCCTTCTACTGCGCGAACGGGCACGTCAACAACACCTGGTTCGCCGCGGAGGCCGAGGTCCCCGAGACCTGGGACTGCCCGCGCTGCGGACTGCCCGGTGGGCGCGACTCGGCGAACCCGCCGGCCGCCCCGCGCACCGAGCCGTACAAGACACACCTGGCCTACGTGAAGGAACGGCGCAGCGACGCCGACGGCGAGGCCATCCTCGAGGAGGCCCTCGGCCGGCTGCGGGCGGCCCGGGAGCTCTGA
- the secG gene encoding preprotein translocase subunit SecG — translation MILTLQIILIVTSLMLIALILLQRSKGGGLTSLFGGGVQSSLSGSAAADRNMARYTIFVGMIWAIAVVGNGLMLANV, via the coding sequence GTGATCCTGACACTGCAGATCATCCTCATCGTGACCAGCCTTATGCTGATCGCGCTGATCCTGCTGCAGCGCAGCAAGGGTGGGGGTCTGACCAGCCTCTTCGGCGGTGGCGTCCAGTCGAGCCTCTCGGGCTCGGCAGCGGCCGACCGCAACATGGCTCGCTACACGATCTTCGTAGGCATGATCTGGGCGATCGCGGTCGTCGGCAACGGTTTGATGCTGGCGAACGTCTGA
- the gap gene encoding type I glyceraldehyde-3-phosphate dehydrogenase, translated as MTVRVGVNGFGRIGRNFWRAVDAQRAAGTTDIEIVAVNDITDNATLAHLLKYDSILGRLPYEVSTSGDEIVVDGKGFKGLAVRDPAELPWKDLGVDVVVESTGLFTKRDAAAKHLDAGAKKVVISAPASDEDITIVKGVNDGDYDGSQNIVSNASCTTNCLAPMAKVLDDLAGIEKGLMTTIHAYTADQNLQDGPHKDLRRARAAALNIVPTSTGAAKAISLVMPHLKGKLDGYALRVPIPTGSATDLTVEVREQVTKEQIDAAMKAAAEGPLKGVLKYTEDPIVSSDIVTDPHSCIYDSGLTKVIGNQVKIVGWYDNEWGYSNRLVDISGLVASKL; from the coding sequence GTGACGGTCCGCGTAGGAGTCAACGGCTTCGGCCGCATCGGCCGGAACTTCTGGCGGGCGGTGGACGCCCAGCGTGCCGCCGGCACCACGGACATCGAGATCGTCGCGGTGAACGACATCACCGACAACGCGACGCTCGCGCACCTGCTGAAGTACGACTCGATCCTCGGCCGGCTGCCCTACGAGGTCAGCACCTCGGGCGACGAGATCGTCGTCGACGGGAAGGGCTTCAAGGGCCTTGCCGTGCGCGACCCCGCCGAGCTCCCCTGGAAGGACCTGGGCGTCGACGTCGTCGTCGAGTCGACCGGTCTGTTCACCAAGCGCGACGCCGCGGCCAAGCACCTCGACGCCGGCGCCAAGAAGGTCGTCATCTCCGCCCCGGCCAGCGACGAGGACATCACCATCGTCAAGGGCGTCAACGACGGCGACTACGACGGCTCGCAGAACATCGTCTCGAACGCCTCCTGCACCACGAACTGCCTGGCGCCGATGGCGAAGGTGCTCGACGACCTGGCCGGGATCGAGAAGGGTCTGATGACCACGATCCACGCCTACACCGCGGACCAGAACCTGCAGGACGGCCCGCACAAGGACCTGCGCCGGGCGCGCGCCGCCGCGCTGAACATCGTTCCCACCTCGACCGGTGCCGCCAAGGCGATCTCGCTGGTCATGCCGCACCTCAAGGGCAAGCTCGACGGCTACGCGCTGCGGGTGCCGATCCCCACCGGCTCGGCCACCGACCTGACGGTCGAGGTCCGCGAGCAGGTCACCAAGGAGCAGATCGACGCTGCGATGAAGGCCGCCGCCGAGGGCCCGCTCAAGGGGGTCCTGAAGTACACCGAGGACCCGATCGTGTCGTCGGACATCGTGACCGACCCGCACTCCTGCATCTACGACTCGGGCCTGACCAAGGTCATCGGCAACCAGGTCAAGATCGTCGGCTGGTACGACAACGAGTGGGGCTACTCGAACCGCCTCGTCGACATCTCCGGGCTGGTGGCGTCGAAGCTGTGA
- the rapZ gene encoding RNase adapter RapZ, whose translation MTGSDVGDQVPDAGPGIEVAVVSGLSGAGRSTAAKVLEDLGWFVVDNLPPELIATMVDLGSRARGDVTRIAVVMDVRSRAFTDDLGAVIKDLDSRGYRPKLLFLEASDAVLVRRFEQNRRSHPLQGSGRITDGLNAEREVLRPLREDADLVVDTSTLSVHDLRARIEGSFAAEGTHAATRITVLSFGYKYGLPLDSDLVVDVRFLPNPHWIPELRVHTGRDREVSDYVLSQEGAEEFVERYLELLDLVGAGYRREGKRYLTVAVGCTGGKHRSVAISEEIGRRLAGRDGVQVNVEHRDMGRE comes from the coding sequence ATGACGGGGTCCGACGTGGGTGACCAGGTACCGGACGCTGGTCCGGGCATCGAGGTGGCGGTGGTCAGCGGCCTGTCCGGGGCCGGCCGCAGCACCGCGGCGAAGGTGCTGGAGGACCTGGGCTGGTTCGTCGTGGACAACCTGCCGCCGGAGCTCATCGCGACGATGGTCGATCTGGGCTCGCGGGCCCGGGGTGACGTGACCCGGATCGCGGTCGTGATGGACGTGCGCTCGCGCGCCTTCACCGACGACCTCGGCGCCGTGATCAAGGACCTGGACAGCCGGGGCTATCGGCCGAAGCTGCTGTTCCTGGAGGCGTCCGACGCGGTGCTGGTCCGCCGGTTCGAGCAGAATCGCCGCTCGCACCCGTTGCAGGGCTCCGGCCGGATCACCGACGGGCTGAACGCCGAGCGCGAGGTGCTGCGCCCGCTGCGCGAGGACGCCGATCTCGTCGTCGACACCTCGACGCTGTCGGTGCACGACCTGCGGGCCCGTATCGAGGGCTCGTTCGCCGCCGAGGGCACGCACGCCGCGACCCGGATCACGGTGCTGTCGTTCGGCTACAAGTACGGCCTCCCGCTGGACTCCGATCTCGTCGTCGACGTGCGGTTCCTGCCCAACCCGCACTGGATCCCCGAGCTGCGCGTGCACACCGGCCGGGACCGCGAGGTCAGCGACTACGTGTTGTCCCAGGAGGGCGCCGAGGAGTTCGTCGAGCGCTACCTCGAGCTGCTCGACCTGGTCGGTGCCGGATACCGCCGGGAGGGCAAGCGCTACCTGACGGTCGCGGTCGGCTGCACCGGCGGCAAGCACCGCTCGGTGGCGATCTCCGAGGAGATCGGCCGCCGGCTGGCCGGCCGGGACGGTGTCCAGGTCAACGTCGAGCACCGCGACATGGGGCGCGAGTGA